AGGTCGTCCGGCCGCGCTTTCCTCGCTCGTGCAGTCCCAGCGCGAGTTCGTTTCGAACCGTGCGCGAGCCGGCGGCCAGGACCTCGAATCCTCCGGCGAGCTTGTGCGGGCGTTGCCGTTTGCGTTCTCGAAGCCACTGCTCCAGGCGGAGATTCTGGCGTTCGAAGGCTGCGAGGTCGGTGCGGCAAAGCGGGATCTCGCGACGCTGTGACTCGCGAGAGCAGCCGGCGACCGCGCAGGGCGGGTTGGAGTAGCGTCCCTCGGAGTCAAAAGGGATCGGGTCGAGAAGGAAGGCCTCGGGGAGATGCTCGACAAGGTCGATCGACGACGGCGCAGGTTTGCGCAGCGCGCTAGTCACGGTCCCACGCTCCCGCCTCGATGAGCTGTTGACGCACCTTGTCGACGTCCAGGTGGTTGTAGGTATCGAGTGTCGTCTGCACCGTGGAGTGGGTGACCAGGTATGAGATGGTCTCGATCGGCACCTGCTTGCCGATGAGCCGGGTCACATAGGTGTGGCGGAAGGTGTGGGCCGACCAGCCGTAGATGCTGGTCTTCTTCTGAAGCCGTGCGACGGTCTGCTCGACCGACTGGTAGGTAAGCGGCCTTCCGTACTCGCCAGCCCAGAGGTTCACGAAGACGAAGTCGGAGTCGAGGTCCCGATACTCGGCGTGCATGTACGCCGCGTACAGGCGGATGAGGCTGGCGGATACGGGGATCATGGCGTAGTTGTAGCTCTTGTTCCGTGCGTCGATGCCCGGCTCGTTCGGCCGCTTCATCACCGCGATCGTTGAGCTAGGCACTCGCACGTCGGAGTGTCGCAGCAGCAGGGCTTGACCGATTCGGAGGCCGGTCTCGTCGAGCAGCGAGAACAGGAAGCGGTCCCGCAGGTTGCTTGTTGCGTCGATGATCCGCTCGACCTGGTTGTCGTCCAGGATCTTCAGCTCGGCGCTCGGCGATCGCAGTCGTGGGCCGACGGTTGCGACGTACTCGGCACGCTCCGAGTACCGGTTCTTGCGGACGCGCGCCGCCTTCAACAGGACGGAGTACACCGGGTCGTTTGCCGTTGCGTGACGGTACCGCGCGAACGATGTCACCGCAGACATGGCGCGGTTGACGGAAGCGGGCTTGCGCCGTCCATCAGTCCGGTTCGGGGTCGCGAGCGACGGGTCCGGGGTGCGCATGTGGGCGATGAACTTCGCCAGCTCCTCGTTCGTGATGGC
The Protaetiibacter sp. SSC-01 genome window above contains:
- a CDS encoding tyrosine-type recombinase/integrase — its product is MAQAVSVETPERWAVLDQRGVPIPEVTPFLRHLASIERSTNTIRAYAFDLAHFYTFLEESSLAWSAITNEELAKFIAHMRTPDPSLATPNRTDGRRKPASVNRAMSAVTSFARYRHATANDPVYSVLLKAARVRKNRYSERAEYVATVGPRLRSPSAELKILDDNQVERIIDATSNLRDRFLFSLLDETGLRIGQALLLRHSDVRVPSSTIAVMKRPNEPGIDARNKSYNYAMIPVSASLIRLYAAYMHAEYRDLDSDFVFVNLWAGEYGRPLTYQSVEQTVARLQKKTSIYGWSAHTFRHTYVTRLIGKQVPIETISYLVTHSTVQTTLDTYNHLDVDKVRQQLIEAGAWDRD